The Thermomonospora amylolytica sequence AGCACCGGCCTGGCCCCGTTGAAGGCCATCCTGGAGCAGCTCGCGCGCCGTCCGGCGCCGCCGCGCACCCATCTGTTCTTCGGGGCGCGCACCCGCGACGCGCTGTACGACCTGGAGCATCTGAGCAAGCTGGCGGCGGAGCTGCCCTGGCTGACGCTGGTGCCCGCGGTGTCGGACGAGCCGCCCGGCCCGTACCGGGCGGACACGGCCGACATCGAGCACGGGGCCCTGCCCGATGTGGTGGCGCGGCGCGGTCTGTGGCCCGGACACGACGCCTACGTGTGCGGCCCGCCCGCGATGGTCACCCCCACGGTCGAACGGCTGGTCCAGTTGGGCGTGAGCCGGGACCGCATCCGGATGGAAACCTTCGTCGAGGTACAGAGGTGACCCTGTGAACCCCCCGAACTTTCCGGCAGAGCACTCTTCCCCCTCGACGCCGGGCGTTCTCACCGGGCCCGGTGGGCCGGGGTCCGGCGGGGGGCACAACCTGCCGGAGAAGATGCAGGAGCCCCGGCTGACCCCCGCCGAACTGCAGTCGGTGACGTTCCCGCGGGCGCCGCTGGGCCGCCGCGGCTACGACGAGGACCGGGTCCGCGAGTTCCTCCAGTACATCGAACGGGAACTGGTCAACCTGTTCAGCGAGCGCACCGCCCTGCTCAACGAGGTCGCGCGGCTGCGGGAGCGGCTGGCCGGAGCCGCCGCCGGCGCCTCTCCCGAGGACGCCCACTTCCAGGCCGTACGGATCCTGTCCAAGGCCCAGCAGACCGCGGACCTGTACGTGGCGGACGCCGAGCGCTACACCCGCGAACTCGCCGAGGAGGCCCGGCAGTACCGGGAGGCGATCATCGCCGACGCGCGGTCGCAGGCGGAACTCCTCCTCGAGGAGGCGCACCGCAAGGCCGCCGCCGTCGCGGAGAGCGCCGCCGCGGCCCCCGCCCCGGCGCGTGCGGAGGCGGCCTCGGCGGAGCCTCTGCCGGAGGAGGCCCGGCGCCAGATGGAACGGGAGATCGCGTACCTGCGGACCTACAGCGAGGTCTACCGCACCCATCTGCGGGCGTACCTGGAGTCGCTGCTGCGCAACGTCGACGAGTGGGAACGCTCGGAGCGGGAGGGCACGCCGACGGGGCTGCCGGGACCGCCCCGGCCGCGGTAGCTACGCCGCCTCGCCGACCGGCTCGGACGCCGCCACCGGTGCGGCGGCGGACCTGCCGTTGCGGCGGGCGGCGCGCAGGCCGTCGGCGGTGAGGATCGCCAGGGCGGCCCAGACCAGCAGGAAGCCGATCCACCGGCTGGCGGGCATGGGCTCGTGCTGGATCAGCAGGCCGATCAGGAACTGCAGGACCGGCGCGAGGTACTGCAGCATCCCCAGCGCGGTCATCGGGATCCGGGTGGCGGCGGTGTTGAACAGCATCAGCGGGATCGCGGTGACGATCCCGCCGGTGGCCAGCAGCAGCGCGTTGACCACGCCCTCGTGGCCGAACGCCGCCGTGCCCCGGCCCTCCAGGACCAGCACGAACGTCAGGGCGGGCAGGAACAGCACGGCGGTCTCGGCGGCCAGGCTCTCCGCCGAGGGCATGTCGGCGAACTTCTTGACCAGCCCGTACGTGCCGAACGAGCAGGCCAGCACCAGCGCGATCCAGGGCGGGCGGCCGTAGTCGACGGCCAGCACCAGCACCGCCGCCGTGCCCAGCCCGATCGCCGCCCACTGCCAGGGCCGCAGCCGTTCCCGGAAGACCAGTACTCCGAGCAGCACGCTGATCAGCGGGTTGATGAAGTAGCCGAGGGCCGCCTCGATGGTGTGGCCGGTGTTGACGGCGTAGATGTAGACGCCCCAGTTGACGCTGATCACCACGGCGGCGAGGGTGAGCAGGGCGATCCGCCGCGGCGTCAGCTCCCGCACCCACCGCCAGTGGCGCCGCACGCCCAGGATGACGGCGACCGCCACCAGCGACCACATGATGCGGTGCGCCAGCACCTCGCCCGCCCCGGCGGGCTTCAGCAGCGGCCAGTAGAGGGGGAGCAGCCCCCACAGCCCGTACGCCGCGGCCCCGGCCGCCATCCCACGCCGATCGATCACGGCGGCCAGGCTACCACCGACGTAATGAGCATCAATTGGTGACGGTCATGTCAACAGTGGTCTGCGCTCCGGGCATATCGCCGGATACCCTGCAAGTGTGTTCGGCTTCTTCAAGACCGAGATGGTCACCCCGGAGGCGGCCCTGCCCGGCCGCGACACCCCGATGCCCGTACCGCCCCGGCACGAGGTGCTGGGCACCCCGCTGACCCCGCCCTACCCGGAGGGCAGCGAGATCGCCGACTTCGCCCTCGGCTGCTTCTGGGGCGCCGAACGCAAGTTCTGGCAGACCCCGGGCGTCATCACCACCGCCGTCGGCTACCAGGGCGGCTACACGCCCAACCCCACCTACGAAGAGGTCTGCAGCGGCCGCACCGGCCACGCCGAGGCCGTCCGCGTCGTCTACGACCCCGCCCAGATCACCTACGAGCAGCTCCTGCGCGTCTTCTGGGAGGCCCACGACCCCACCCAGGGCATGCGCCAGGGCAACGACGTCGGCACCCAGTACCGCTCCGCCGTCTACACCCACGGCGACGCCCAGCAGAAGCTGGCCGAGGCCTCCCGCGACGCCTACCAGAAGGTCCTCACCGCCGCCGGCTACGGCGAGATCACCACCGAGATCGCCCCCGCCGGCCCCTTCTACTTCGCCGAGCCCTACCACCAGCAGTACCTCTCCGACGCCAAGAACCCCAACGGCTACTGCGGCCTCGGCGGCACCGGCGTGACCTGCCCCGTGGGCATCGCGCCCGCCGACGACTGATAACCGCTGCGGTTCGACCGGTGAAAGCCCGGTCGGCTCACTCCCTGCTCTATAGCATCGATGCTATGAGCTGGGGTACAGTGGAGCTTGAACCGGAGGTACGGGAATGGCTGGAGCGCCTGCCGACCGCGCAGTTCGCCACTGCGGCGTTCTACATCGACCTGCTCGCCGATCAAGGGGTGCTGCTGGGGGAACCGTACACACGGCAGCTCGACGGCAAGTTGCGAGAGCTGCGGTTCCATCTGGGCGCCGAGGCCGTGCGCGTGACGTACTGGATAGCTCCGGGCAGACGGATCATCCTGCTCACGGTGTTCCACAAGACGCGCATGCGGGAAGATCGAGAGGTCGAGCGGGCTCGCCGAGCGCTGCGGCTGTGCGTGGCTGAAGCGCATACGGTGGACGCGGAGGAGGAGTGAGGCCGATGGGTGAGCGGTCCGACTGGGGCGCGTTGCGGGAGCGCCGCATGGCTGAGCCTGGGGCTGCCGAGGCTTATGCGGCCACTCGGCTGGCCTACGAACTGGGGCGTACCGTCCGGGCCCTGCGTGAGGAGCGCGGTTGGAGCCAGAGCCGGCTGGCCGAGACAGCCGGGATGACACAGTCGGCCGTGGCCAGATTCGAGGCCGGCGGCACCGTCCCGACTCTGCCCGTTCTCGAGCGTCTGGCCAAGGCTCTCGGCGCCGAGCTCGTCGTCCAGCTCCGTGCCCCGGCCGCATGAATCGGGTGATCATGCTCAGTGAGCCCTACCACCAGCGGTACCTTTCCGACGCCAAGAACCCCAACGGCTACTGCGGCCTCGGCGGCACCGGCGTGACCTGCCCCGTGGGCATCGCCCCGGCCGAGTGAGCTGGTCGGTCTCCGATGAGGTCGCGGTTCTGCGGGCGGAGCATTTCGGGCTGACGTTCCCCGATGATCTCAAGGGGGTGGAGATCGGCGGGGAAGCCGGGTGGGGTGAGTTCTGGATGTCGGGGAGCTGAACAGAGCGCTCCGGCGGGGCGCGGCGGCGGCGCGGTGCGCCGCCGCCTTGATCCTCGCGAGCTGGATTCGGTGGTGCTCACGGTCTTCCGGCGGCCGTTCATGGTCGGGTGTGGACGGCCGCCGGGACCGGGGCGGATCAGAAGCGGAAGACCGCGCCGGTGTGGGCGCGCAGCTCGCAGAGGTTGGGGTAGGTGCGGCTCCACCGCACGATCCGTCCGCGCCACAGTCCGACCGCCCGGCCCGTGGCGGGCCAGTACTCCCTCGTGCAGGCGGCGTTCGAACGTCCGCGGACGATCCGGCCCCCGGTGCGGGTCAGGTCGGCGCAGGCCGCGGCGGCGCGCGGGTGGGTGCCGCCGGCCGGGTCACAGGTCAGGACGACCATGCGGGCACCGGTGGGCGCGGGTTCGGTGATGGTCAGCCGCAGCACCGTGTCGACGGCGGCGGCCGGTGCGGCCGGTAAGGCCGACAGCAGGGATGCGGTCAGCGCCGCACCGGTGAGGAGGCGAACGGTGAGAGTGGACATATGACGCTCCTAGCATGAGTAACCGATCTGCTCCGGATGGTCGGACGGCCGGCGTCAGGGCGGCCCGACAGATGCGATGATCACGATTTCTCCCGAGTCCTGATGCGGATCCCACATCCCACAGATGACCTCCTGTGTCCCATCGGCAACTCTGTATCGCTGATCGGGTTGGAAGATCCTCCGATGCGCCGCCCGGCGCCCTTTGGGCCGATGTCCACCGCGTTCGCGTGGCCGAGTGCCCGGGAGACGGTGAAACACAGGGAACGGAGTGGTCATCCGCCGACTCTGGGCGCCTTCGCGCGTCGCCGGATGCCGCTCCGGGACGGGGCGGGCCTGTGCTTGATCGCTGGGGCACCAGGGACGGTCCTGGTGGGGCTAAAGGCGGGGTGCGGTCGGGGGCTCGGAAGGAGCGGGGTGCCTAGGTTGGCGGTATGGCGTCGGAGGAGGGGCCGGAGCGGTCGATGATCGGGGTCGAGCGGTTACGGGGGTTCGCGGATGCGGTGATCGCGATCGCGATCACGTTGCTGGCGTTGACCATCGAGGTGGAGCCGCATCTGTCCGAGGCGGAGCTGACGGCGCGGTTGCGGGAGACGGCCGGGGACGTGGCGGCGTACGCGCTGAGCTTCGCGGTGATCGGGTTGTTCTGGCTGGGGCACCACGGGTTGTTCAGCCTGGTGGCGCGGGTGGACGGGCTGATGGTGGGGCTGGAGCTGGCGCTGCTGGCGGTGCTCGCGCTGATGCCGTTCCCGACCCGGTTGATCAGCGAGTACGGGGACCTGCCGATCGCGGTGGCGGTGTACGCGGGGACGATCGCGCTGGCGGGGGCGTTGATGACGGCCATGGCGGTGCGGCTGCGGCGGCCCGGCGGGTTGCGGGCGCCGGACGCGCCGCAGCGCCGGGTGCGCCAGGAGATCGTCGAGAACGCGGCCCTGACCATGGTGTTCGCGGCCACGATCCCGATCGCGTTCGTGTCGACGACGGCGGCCACCGCCCTGTGGCTGCTGCTGTTCCTGCCGGGCGTCGTCCGCGGGCTGCGGCCCCTCCTGGGGCGCCGCGGCGGTGAACGCTTCTAGGCGTTCCAGGGTCAGGCGGAGGCCCGGGAGCGGTGAGCGTCAGCGAGTGCAGGTCCAGGGACAGGCCCATGCACAGGACCAGCGCCGGCGGCGGGAGACGGCCGTCACGGTGTCGTCGGGTTGTCAAGCCGACCAGTTACGGGCGGCCGGAAATCGTTCGGGCGCATTGTGGGAAAACGGGCCTTGGGTACCGGCGGATCGGTCGCCGGAGCCGTTCGTGGAAATCCTGACGCAAGGGAGCGGGGCAGGACGTCATTGGCCTGTCCCGGGTCGGTCCGCCGGACGTCGGCGCAGGCGAGCGCGGCGACGGCGGGTGTCGTGAGGAACGGACTGTCTTTACCGCGGAGTGCGGGGGACCCGGTCAATGGGTCAGGAGATACGCGATCACTAGCGCGATAACAAGTTCCGCCATGTCTTCAGAATAGGTTGAAAGTACCCCACGAAAGGACATCCGAAGGGTGACAACGACCTGACTCTGCGGCGGGTGCAACTTTCAATGCCGCATTCACCCGGCATCGCGGGCGCCCGGCGGAGGGATCAGCGGAACGGGCGGGCGTACTCGGCCAGCACCTCGTGGACGATCTCGTTCAGCGGGCGGGAGGGGTCCTCGGTCCAGATGACGGTGGCGATGCGCAGGCAGGTGAGGAAGGCGGCGGCCATGACGCGGGGGCGGGGGGAGGCCGCGGGGATCTCCTCGCGTTCGGCGATCAGGCCGGTCAGCCGTTGTTCCATGGTGGAGTAGTGGGCCATCTGGCGGGCCGCCAGCGAGGGGTGCTTCTTGGCCAGCCGGGCGCGGGCCGCCCACTCCGGGTCGGGACGGCGGCCGAGCCGCTCGTACTGGATGTCGAACGCGGCGCGCAGCGCGGCCCAGGAGGGCTCCTCGGGCGGGCGGGCGGCGAACTCGTCCATCAGCTCGCTCATCCGCCGCTCGTCGCCGTACAGGACGGCGTCCTCCTTGCCGGCGAAGTAGTTGGAGAACGTGCGGCGCGACACCCCGGCCAGGTCCGCGATGGCCTCCACGGTGACCTGGTCGAGACCGTGCTCGACGGCCAGCCGCAGGGCGGCCTCGTGGATGGCCTGGCGGGTGGCCTCCTTCTTGCGCTCGCGCAGTCCCGGCATCGTCTCCACGTCGTTCACCCTACCGGCCCGGGAGTAAACTTGCGCGTTGGGTAAATTTTCTCACTGGGAATAGATTCACCGGTGCCGGACGTTCCACCCCGCGTCCGCCGGTTCCGTGCCCTGAACCCTGGAGGCAGTACTTGAGCTCACAACCGTCCGCAGCCCCGCCGATGAGCCGCCGGGAGACGCTCGAGGCGCTCAGCGGCCTGATGCTGGTGCTGTTCGTCGCCATGCTCAGCGGGACCGTGGTGGGCACCGCGCTGCCGCAGATCATCGGCGCGCTGCACGGCACCCAGTCGCAGTACACCTGGGTGGTGACGGCG is a genomic window containing:
- a CDS encoding TMEM175 family protein; the protein is MASEEGPERSMIGVERLRGFADAVIAIAITLLALTIEVEPHLSEAELTARLRETAGDVAAYALSFAVIGLFWLGHHGLFSLVARVDGLMVGLELALLAVLALMPFPTRLISEYGDLPIAVAVYAGTIALAGALMTAMAVRLRRPGGLRAPDAPQRRVRQEIVENAALTMVFAATIPIAFVSTTAATALWLLLFLPGVVRGLRPLLGRRGGERF
- a CDS encoding DivIVA domain-containing protein, producing MQEPRLTPAELQSVTFPRAPLGRRGYDEDRVREFLQYIERELVNLFSERTALLNEVARLRERLAGAAAGASPEDAHFQAVRILSKAQQTADLYVADAERYTRELAEEARQYREAIIADARSQAELLLEEAHRKAAAVAESAAAAPAPARAEAASAEPLPEEARRQMEREIAYLRTYSEVYRTHLRAYLESLLRNVDEWERSEREGTPTGLPGPPRPR
- the rarD gene encoding EamA family transporter RarD, coding for MAAGAAAYGLWGLLPLYWPLLKPAGAGEVLAHRIMWSLVAVAVILGVRRHWRWVRELTPRRIALLTLAAVVISVNWGVYIYAVNTGHTIEAALGYFINPLISVLLGVLVFRERLRPWQWAAIGLGTAAVLVLAVDYGRPPWIALVLACSFGTYGLVKKFADMPSAESLAAETAVLFLPALTFVLVLEGRGTAAFGHEGVVNALLLATGGIVTAIPLMLFNTAATRIPMTALGMLQYLAPVLQFLIGLLIQHEPMPASRWIGFLLVWAALAILTADGLRAARRNGRSAAAPVAASEPVGEAA
- a CDS encoding helix-turn-helix domain-containing protein: MGERSDWGALRERRMAEPGAAEAYAATRLAYELGRTVRALREERGWSQSRLAETAGMTQSAVARFEAGGTVPTLPVLERLAKALGAELVVQLRAPAA
- the msrA gene encoding peptide-methionine (S)-S-oxide reductase MsrA translates to MFGFFKTEMVTPEAALPGRDTPMPVPPRHEVLGTPLTPPYPEGSEIADFALGCFWGAERKFWQTPGVITTAVGYQGGYTPNPTYEEVCSGRTGHAEAVRVVYDPAQITYEQLLRVFWEAHDPTQGMRQGNDVGTQYRSAVYTHGDAQQKLAEASRDAYQKVLTAAGYGEITTEIAPAGPFYFAEPYHQQYLSDAKNPNGYCGLGGTGVTCPVGIAPADD
- a CDS encoding type II toxin-antitoxin system RelE/ParE family toxin, translated to MSWGTVELEPEVREWLERLPTAQFATAAFYIDLLADQGVLLGEPYTRQLDGKLRELRFHLGAEAVRVTYWIAPGRRIILLTVFHKTRMREDREVERARRALRLCVAEAHTVDAEEE
- a CDS encoding SSI family serine proteinase inhibitor, with the protein product MSTLTVRLLTGAALTASLLSALPAAPAAAVDTVLRLTITEPAPTGARMVVLTCDPAGGTHPRAAAACADLTRTGGRIVRGRSNAACTREYWPATGRAVGLWRGRIVRWSRTYPNLCELRAHTGAVFRF
- a CDS encoding TetR/AcrR family transcriptional regulator, whose amino-acid sequence is MPGLRERKKEATRQAIHEAALRLAVEHGLDQVTVEAIADLAGVSRRTFSNYFAGKEDAVLYGDERRMSELMDEFAARPPEEPSWAALRAAFDIQYERLGRRPDPEWAARARLAKKHPSLAARQMAHYSTMEQRLTGLIAEREEIPAASPRPRVMAAAFLTCLRIATVIWTEDPSRPLNEIVHEVLAEYARPFR